AATTGGATATAAGAGTCATGGCAATCTACCAGTGCCCCAAATGCGGAAACGTATACGAGAAGACCTACGCAGCCGGCGGATGCACCCCCAAGTGCTGCGGAGAGAGCTGTGTCGAGGTCGCTCCCAAGACCGGAAACCCCGATGAGAACAAGCACGTTCCCTACTTCGAGAGGGTCGACGGAGGTGTCCTCGTCAAGGTCGGCAAGAACGACGCCCACCCCATGGCCGATGACCACTACATTGTATGGATCGAGATTTGCGCTGACGGCGTCCGCATGAGGAAGTACCTCAAACCCGGAGACAAGCCCGAGGCCTTCTTCAAGACCGACGCTTCCAAGATCATCGCCAGGGAGTTCTGCAACAAGCACGGTCTCTGGACCTACGAGTGATTAAACCTTTCCACGGGCCTCCAGGCCCGGCTTTTATCATTTATTTCATTGTGCCAGACATCAGGATTCCGATTTCTTTTTTGTCTCGTTACACATGTGCGTGCGGGCGTTAGCGGGCACGCATACGCGCATATTGTTTTAATACTGGGAGGGAATAGCGTTCCTTACCGTTCAAAGGTGAATCATGATGGTTTACAATCTTCCCTCCGGCAATCTTCTTCTTGAGTAAGCCAGCGGAAGCGAGAACGGTTTGGTGGTTTTTATGAAAACGCAGCAAACCAGTGAAGACGTTAAAGAGCTGAAGGATAAATTCGCGATCAGTCAGTACAACCAGCTCGCGCTCTCTGGTGTGGATTCCATCAAAGATGTTGAGATCTTCGATACCACGCTGAGGGACGGTGAGCAGACCCCCGGGATAGCGTTAAGCCCCGAGGACAAGGTACGCATCGCTGAGGCCCTCGACAAGCTCGGCGTAAGGTACATCGAGGCGGGATTCGCCGCCTCCAGCGAGATCGAAAGGAACACAATCAAGCAGATCAACGAACTGGGCCTGAACGCCCAGGTGCTGAGTCTGGCGAGGTCCGTGAAAGGGGACATCGACGCTGTGATAGATAGCGGATGCGATTACATCCACACCTTCATCGCGACCTCCGACCTGCACATGAAGTACAAGCTGAAGATGACCCCCGAGGAGGTCAGGGCGAAGGCCGTGGAATCCGTGGAATACGCACGCGAGCATGGTCTGAAGGTGCAGTTCTCCTGCGAGGACGCCACCCGTTCCGACCTGGAGTTCATGAAATCCGTCTACAAGGCGGTACAGGATGCGGGAGCCTGCGCCATCAACGTTCCCGACACCGTCGGAGTCATCATCCCCAAGGCCATGACCTATCTGATTTCGGAACTGAGGAAGGACATCAAGATTCCCATCGCGGTG
The sequence above is a segment of the methanogenic archaeon ISO4-H5 genome. Coding sequences within it:
- a CDS encoding desulfoferrodoxin Dfx, with translation MAIYQCPKCGNVYEKTYAAGGCTPKCCGESCVEVAPKTGNPDENKHVPYFERVDGGVLVKVGKNDAHPMADDHYIVWIEICADGVRMRKYLKPGDKPEAFFKTDASKIIAREFCNKHGLWTYE